A window of the Hordeum vulgare subsp. vulgare chromosome 5H, MorexV3_pseudomolecules_assembly, whole genome shotgun sequence genome harbors these coding sequences:
- the LOC123398178 gene encoding 50S ribosomal protein L14-like: protein MAVFLRSKCSSVGRAMMGSLGNNLYGGVTLSIETVARPSRSNAVCQQIRTFIQMKTNLKVVDNSGAKRTMCIRSLRGKKGASIRDMIIGSVKEARPRGKVKKGDVVYGVVIRAAMKKGRSDGSKVQFDDNAIVIVNNKGELIGTSFLGPVTHELRKKKHLKILALAEHIV, encoded by the exons ATGGCAGTGTTCCTCAGGTCAAAGTGCTCTTCAG TTGGGCGTGCTATGATGGGAAGCCTTGGAAACAATCTGTACGGGGGCGTTACCTTGTCTATTGAAACGGTGGCAAGACCATCTCGTTCTAATGCTGTCTGCCAG CAAATCAGAACATTCATCCAGATGAAAACAAACCTCAAGGTGGTGGACAACTCCGGAGCCAAGCGGACTATGTGCATACGGTCCCTTAGAGGAAAGAAAGGAGCGAGCATCAGGGACATGATCATCGGTTCTGTCAAGGAAGCGCGGCCTCGCGGCAAGGTCAAGAAAGGAGACGTGGTCTATGGGGTGGTCATCCGTGCTGCCATGAAGAAGGGGCGTAGCGATGGCAGCAAGGTCCAGTTCGACGATAATGCGATCGTCATCGTGAACAATAAGGGAGAGCTGATTGGCACCAGCTTCCTTGGTCCGGTCACCCACGAGCTCAGGAAGAAGAAGCATCTCAAGATCCTGGCACTTGCCGAGCACAtagtttga